Part of the Tolypothrix sp. PCC 7910 genome, CTGCTCGTCGCACATCCCATTTATCATTCTGAGTAGCGTAGTCTTTGAGAATGGTTTTAGTGTCGGGTTCTTCTTTGAAATTCTTGACCAATTCTTCGATGGCTACTCGTCGTACATCGTAATTACTATCTTGGGTAGCACAGTCTTTGAGGAAGGTTTTAGTGTCAGGGTCATCTTTGAAATTCTTGGCTAATTCTTCGATGGCTATACATCGCACATCGTAATTACTATCTTGGGTAGCACAGTCTTTGAGGAAGGTTTTGGTATCGGGGTCATCTTTGAAATTCTTGGCTAATTCTTCGATGGCTACATCTCGAACACCTGCACTATCATCCTGGGTAGCGTGGTTTTTGAGGATGGTTTTGGTGTCGGGGTCATCTTTGAAATTTTTGGCTAATTCTCTGATGGCTACATCTCGAACACCTGCACTATCATCCTGGGTAGCGTGGTTTTTGAGGATGGTTTTGGTGTCGGGGTCATCTTTGAAATTTTTGGCTAATTCTCTGATGGCTACATCTCGAACACCTGCACTATCATCCTGGGTAGCGTGGTTTTTGAGGATGGTTTTGGTGTCGGGGTCATCTTTGAAATTTTTGGCTAATTCTCTGATGGCTACATCTCGAACACTTGCACTATCATTCTGAGTAACCCGGTCTTTAAGGATGGTTTTGGTGTCGGGGTCATCTTTGAAATTTTTGGCTAATTCTCTGATGGCTACACTTCGCACATACTCATGATTATCCAGGGTAGCGCAGTGTTTGAGGAAGGTTTTAGTATCGAGATGTTCTTGCCAAATAGTTGCAACTGCTTCAACTGCTTGAGTGCGAATCTCCTGAACTAGCTTAATTTCTTCATTAGCAAAAATTGGGTCGTAATAGTACCAGAGGTCATAGCTAGTTAAGGCTTTCAACTTATCCAGTAATTCATTCGCCGTTGACGCAATCACCGAGCGATTTCTCACCTCTGCAAAGCACTTAGCTGCGAAAAATAAATTGATAAACTTTTCTCTTTTACCATCTTGCACCATTAAATAATCAAGAATTTCTCCCACAAATTTTGGCTCAATCATTCTAGCAATTAGCCGCAATACCTCATGCCAAGTTTCATCTTGCCAGTGTTTGCCAAAGACTTCAGTTGTTAAATATTCAATTGTAATACTGCGTTCCTTTTCAAACTTCCAGACATACTCCTCAGCACAGAAATATTCCAAAAATGTTCTATGCACAAAAGCATAGTAATCTGCACCCAAAAAACACAACATAAAGTTGCGAGTCCGCAGTTGATTAATCATCACTCGCGCAGCTTCTCTGGCTGGACTGACTTCTATAGTTTTGAGATAGTCAGTCAAAATCATAACTAAATCATCTTCTCTAATTAAATTACCTGCTAAACCTTTGTCGCCAGTTTGCATATAATAAGCAACCTGACGCAGCATCGCTTGCTTATCTTTATAATCTATAGTTTTAGGATCTAATCTTTTATCTTCTACCAAAGCGCGTTCTACATCCCATTGATGTAATAGTACCCGCGATGCTTGGTTATAAAGTTCGGCTCTATCTCTGGGTAATTCTTGATTACGATTGAGAATCGCCATCATTGTTAATAACAGAGGATTCCCCTCAAATCTGTTTGACAGATTTATGATTAATAAATTTCTTTAAAGGTTTGGTATATTGCTTAATTTGGTCTGTTTCTAAATCTGCGTCTTCTAATTCCTGCTGCATCAGTTGAAAAAACTCTTTCAAAGCTTTGCCAGCAGCAATTTCAATATCTTCTCGCTTAATTTTCTCTAATAGTTGTTTGGGAATACCCTTTAATAAATCTTTCGCCCAGTCTTTAGCAGCATCTTTGGCTAAGTCTTCGAGAATGGGCTTAAAAGCAAATCCAACAGCCTGAGTGACTCCCCAAATAACTAACCAATCCACTATCATACTCGTGCCTGCTAAAGCTACTGATTACGAGTATATACACCAGCATCAGCAATTTCTCCCAATATTTAAAAAATCACACAGAGAAAGCGATCGCAATGAAATCACAATTACGATGATGCGCTAAGAATACATCTAATTATCAATTGCGAATTGCTTTAAGATTTCTCGCGCCGATGATTGGCAGCTTGCAATAATAGAGATTCGGCAAAAGCGATCGCATCTGTGGCTGATTTTCCGCCAGCTAATTGCGCTAGTTCATCCCGGCGCGTAGTTAAATTATCCAAAGCAGTGACGCGCACGACGGTACGCTGCTCGCTGCTGCCATTGTTCTCTTTTTTACCCTTGCTTTGATTGATAATTTGCTTATCTACCCGGAAATGCCTATCTGCCATTGCTGCTACTAGAGGTTGGTGAGTAACACACAATACCTGTGAACGTTGGCTGAGTTGGTGTAATTTCTCTGCGATCGCTTGGGCGACTCTCCCGGAAACACCTACATCTATTTCATCAAATACCATTGTCCCGGCTGCATCAGCTTGGGAAACGCAAGCTTTCAGGGCTAGTAAAAAGCGGCTCATTTCCCCACCAGAGGCAATTTCTGTTAAAGGTTGTATTGGTTCTCCGGGGTTGGGACTAAACATAAATGTAATTTTGTCCGCACCTGTAGCGGT contains:
- a CDS encoding HEAT repeat domain-containing protein, yielding MMAILNRNQELPRDRAELYNQASRVLLHQWDVERALVEDKRLDPKTIDYKDKQAMLRQVAYYMQTGDKGLAGNLIREDDLVMILTDYLKTIEVSPAREAARVMINQLRTRNFMLCFLGADYYAFVHRTFLEYFCAEEYVWKFEKERSITIEYLTTEVFGKHWQDETWHEVLRLIARMIEPKFVGEILDYLMVQDGKREKFINLFFAAKCFAEVRNRSVIASTANELLDKLKALTSYDLWYYYDPIFANEEIKLVQEIRTQAVEAVATIWQEHLDTKTFLKHCATLDNHEYVRSVAIRELAKNFKDDPDTKTILKDRVTQNDSASVRDVAIRELAKNFKDDPDTKTILKNHATQDDSAGVRDVAIRELAKNFKDDPDTKTILKNHATQDDSAGVRDVAIRELAKNFKDDPDTKTILKNHATQDDSAGVRDVAIEELAKNFKDDPDTKTFLKDCATQDSNYDVRCIAIEELAKNFKDDPDTKTFLKDCATQDSNYDVRRVAIEELVKNFKEEPDTKTILKDYATQNDKWDVRRAAIEELAKNFKDDPDTKTFLKNYATQNDK